The following coding sequences are from one Halorubrum sp. BOL3-1 window:
- a CDS encoding Era-like GTP-binding protein, with amino-acid sequence MGLLTNLRDSISRVTDGLFAADEPKRIGIYGPPNAGKTTLANRIARDWTGDAVGPESHIPHETRRARRKEGVEIERNGRTVTIDIVDTPGVTTKVDYKEFLDHDMEKDDAVRRSREATEGVAEAMHWLREDVDGVIYVLDSTTDPFTQVNTMLIGIIESQDLPALILANKTDLPGSDVQQIANAFPQHETIPLSALEGDNMDEVYTQIAEYFG; translated from the coding sequence ATGGGACTGCTCACGAATCTCAGAGACAGCATATCGCGGGTCACGGACGGCCTGTTCGCGGCCGACGAGCCCAAGCGGATCGGGATCTACGGACCGCCGAACGCCGGCAAAACGACCCTCGCAAACCGGATCGCACGCGACTGGACGGGTGACGCCGTCGGCCCGGAGAGCCACATCCCTCACGAGACCCGGCGGGCGCGCCGGAAGGAGGGCGTCGAGATCGAACGCAACGGGCGGACGGTCACCATCGACATCGTCGACACCCCCGGGGTGACGACGAAGGTCGACTACAAGGAGTTCCTCGATCACGACATGGAGAAGGACGACGCCGTCCGCCGGTCGCGCGAGGCGACCGAGGGCGTCGCGGAGGCGATGCACTGGCTCCGCGAGGACGTCGACGGCGTCATCTACGTGCTCGACTCGACGACGGACCCGTTCACGCAGGTGAACACGATGTTGATCGGGATCATCGAGTCGCAGGACCTCCCGGCGCTCATCCTCGCGAACAAGACGGACCTCCCCGGCTCGGACGTCCAGCAGATCGCGAACGCTTTCCCGCAACACGAGACGATCCCGCTGTCAGCGCTGGAAGGCGACAACATGGACGAAGTGTACACCCAGATCGCGGAGTACTTCGGCTGA
- a CDS encoding Cdc6/Cdc18 family protein translates to MNEGDHTSQAADGIDPDHSDDSDAGGSEVEPSDRDDPTEAEFDRGDDPDLGSDDDSDIDVDSNLDVDSDLDVDVGSDSDTSHLDSVDSDASRSTEANEDTGEDPDSGSTPRSDPSIDAEPETGEIDNGGRDRSSPDLDGVVLDDDDDENQGLFDDLLSGEPIFENKEVLRPSYTPHELPHRTDQINRMATILVSALRGETPSNILIYGKTGTGKTASAKFVSQELESTSQKYDVPCEVEYINCEVTDTQYRVLAQLANTFIEENQAVISDKLDRLGDLRDDALGAEGTPSGDAADTLGGTEFDSVDELDDRIETLEADAEEMEEVPMTGWPTDRVYSTFFEAVDYHERVVVIMLDEIDKLVEKSGDDTLYNLSRMNSELGRSRISIMGISNDLKFTDFLDPRVKSSLGEEEIVFPPYDANQLRDILQHRADTAFKPDALTDDVIPLCAAFAAQEHGDARRALDLLRTAGELAERSQAEIVAEKHVRQAQDKIELDRVVEVVRTLPTQSKIVLFAVILLEKNGVHNINTGEVFNIYKRLCEEIDADVLTQRRVTDLISELDMLGIVNAVVVSKGRYGRTKEMGLSVPVEETEAVLLSDSRLGDIENAQPFVQARFDN, encoded by the coding sequence ATGAACGAAGGCGATCACACATCGCAGGCTGCCGACGGTATCGACCCGGACCATAGCGACGACTCCGACGCCGGCGGTTCCGAGGTTGAACCTTCCGACCGCGACGATCCAACTGAAGCTGAATTCGACCGCGGTGACGACCCCGATCTCGGCTCCGATGACGACTCTGACATCGACGTTGACTCCAACCTCGACGTCGACTCCGACCTCGATGTCGATGTGGGATCGGACTCTGATACGTCACATCTCGACTCTGTCGACTCGGACGCGTCGCGGTCTACCGAGGCGAACGAGGATACCGGCGAAGACCCCGATTCCGGATCGACTCCCCGATCGGACCCCTCGATCGACGCCGAACCCGAAACGGGGGAAATCGACAACGGCGGCCGCGACAGATCGTCTCCCGACCTCGACGGGGTCGTCCTCGACGACGACGACGACGAGAACCAGGGACTGTTCGACGACCTCCTCTCCGGCGAGCCCATCTTCGAGAACAAGGAGGTACTCCGGCCCTCGTACACGCCGCACGAACTCCCGCACCGCACCGACCAGATCAACCGGATGGCGACGATCCTCGTCTCCGCGCTCCGCGGTGAAACCCCCTCGAACATCCTCATCTACGGGAAGACGGGGACCGGGAAGACCGCCTCGGCAAAGTTCGTCTCTCAGGAACTCGAATCCACCTCCCAGAAGTACGACGTCCCGTGCGAGGTCGAGTACATCAACTGCGAGGTGACCGACACCCAGTACCGGGTCCTCGCCCAGCTCGCGAACACGTTCATCGAGGAGAATCAGGCCGTCATCTCCGACAAGCTCGACCGCCTCGGAGACCTCCGCGACGACGCGCTCGGCGCCGAAGGGACTCCGAGCGGCGACGCGGCCGACACGCTCGGCGGCACCGAGTTCGACTCGGTCGACGAGCTCGACGACCGCATCGAGACGCTCGAAGCCGACGCCGAGGAAATGGAGGAGGTCCCGATGACCGGATGGCCCACCGACCGCGTCTACTCCACGTTCTTCGAGGCGGTCGACTACCACGAGCGCGTGGTCGTGATCATGCTCGACGAGATCGACAAGCTCGTCGAGAAGAGCGGCGACGACACCCTCTATAACCTCTCTCGGATGAACTCCGAACTCGGCCGCTCGCGCATCTCGATCATGGGGATCTCGAACGACCTGAAGTTCACCGACTTCCTCGACCCTCGGGTCAAGTCGAGCCTCGGCGAAGAGGAGATCGTCTTCCCGCCGTACGACGCCAACCAGCTCCGGGACATCCTCCAGCACCGCGCCGACACCGCGTTCAAGCCCGACGCGCTCACCGACGACGTGATCCCGCTGTGCGCGGCGTTCGCGGCGCAGGAACACGGCGACGCCCGCCGAGCGCTCGATCTGCTCCGGACCGCGGGCGAGCTCGCGGAGCGCTCCCAGGCCGAGATCGTCGCGGAGAAACACGTCCGACAGGCCCAAGACAAGATAGAGCTCGACCGCGTCGTGGAGGTCGTCCGCACCCTCCCCACCCAGAGCAAGATAGTCTTGTTTGCCGTCATTCTCCTCGAAAAGAACGGCGTCCACAACATCAACACCGGCGAGGTGTTCAACATCTACAAGCGGCTCTGCGAGGAGATCGACGCCGACGTCCTGACCCAGCGGCGCGTCACCGACCTCATCAGCGAGCTCGACATGCTCGGGATCGTCAACGCCGTCGTCGTCTCGAAGGGGCGCTACGGTCGGACGAAGGAGATGGGCCTCTCCGT